The Thiogranum longum genome includes a region encoding these proteins:
- the gspH gene encoding type II secretion system minor pseudopilin GspH — MIVLPRHAVHQPASGRLFAFGRLQRSRGFTLLEVMVVVVIIGIMLTVATLSLRGDSHAELMQREATRLMALLDLASQEAVMRSEQLAVRFSDEGYEFMLLQNGHWVVLDDDRSLRPRKLPDDIELRLELEDNPPPSLGSEESDLPQVYLLSSGEMTPFVVTLYSPGTERRFVLKGSLTGHLELEQ; from the coding sequence GTGATCGTACTCCCTCGTCACGCTGTCCATCAGCCTGCCTCCGGCAGGCTGTTTGCGTTTGGCCGGCTGCAGCGATCGCGCGGTTTTACCTTGCTGGAAGTCATGGTAGTGGTGGTGATCATCGGCATTATGCTGACCGTAGCGACCCTGTCACTGCGCGGTGATTCACACGCCGAACTCATGCAACGGGAAGCTACCCGCCTGATGGCATTGCTTGACCTGGCCAGTCAGGAGGCGGTAATGCGCAGCGAGCAGCTTGCAGTCCGCTTCTCCGATGAAGGGTATGAGTTCATGCTGTTACAAAACGGTCACTGGGTAGTATTGGACGATGACCGGTCGTTACGCCCGCGCAAGTTGCCCGATGACATTGAGTTACGCCTCGAACTGGAAGACAACCCGCCGCCATCGCTGGGCAGTGAGGAATCCGATCTGCCACAGGTATACCTGTTGTCGAGTGGGGAGATGACACCTTTTGTGGTGACCCTGTACTCACCGGGTACCGAACGGCGTTTTGTTCTCAAGGGTAGTCTGACCGGTCACCTGGAGCTTGAACAATGA
- a CDS encoding type II secretion system protein N: MTMWRTVALGLVAWLVFLIATLPADRALALAPQMPGVTIGHVQGTLWHGKAGSLIIKGIQLDNLRWGFRPLSLFTGRFEFDLKAGLGSKPVHAIAGTLFSGARYLGDVQLSMPASDVLYRLGIKQVGVSGDLVMDLDDVRFTPGGIPMFSGVTRWAPAEVEAPLVLSLGTATLTTQHDGSITQGDLVATGGVLQVKADVALEATGAYRLNAVITQNGTVPQAVTKFLATFAEYENGSYRLEWSDNLL; the protein is encoded by the coding sequence ATGACAATGTGGCGAACGGTTGCACTGGGCCTGGTTGCATGGCTGGTTTTTCTGATCGCGACCCTTCCCGCGGATCGTGCGCTTGCGCTTGCGCCGCAGATGCCGGGTGTCACTATTGGTCACGTACAGGGCACCTTGTGGCACGGCAAAGCCGGTAGCCTTATTATAAAAGGCATACAGCTGGATAATCTGCGCTGGGGTTTCAGGCCCTTGTCGCTGTTTACCGGCCGGTTCGAATTTGATCTGAAGGCAGGGCTGGGCAGTAAGCCGGTGCATGCGATTGCGGGCACCCTGTTTTCAGGTGCCCGCTACCTGGGCGATGTTCAGCTCAGCATGCCGGCATCCGATGTATTGTATCGCCTTGGTATAAAACAGGTGGGTGTCAGTGGTGACCTGGTGATGGATCTTGATGATGTACGTTTCACGCCAGGCGGTATCCCGATGTTCAGTGGCGTAACGCGCTGGGCGCCGGCCGAGGTCGAGGCGCCGCTGGTGTTGTCACTGGGTACGGCCACGCTGACGACACAGCACGACGGTAGTATCACGCAGGGTGACCTGGTGGCGACTGGTGGTGTGTTGCAGGTAAAAGCTGATGTTGCGCTTGAAGCTACGGGTGCCTATCGACTGAATGCCGTCATTACACAAAACGGAACAGTGCCCCAGGCGGTGACAAAATTTCTTGCTACCTTTGCAGAATATGAAAACGGGAGTTACCGGCTGGAATGGTCGGATAACCTGTTGTAG
- the gspK gene encoding type II secretion system minor pseudopilin GspK, with product MKAGNRQSGVALLTALLVVALATVAAVAMTTRQQLDVRRTGNLLHSEQAWAYVLGAESWARVVLARDGKDNKVDNLSEDWASQVPASFVEGGSVIGRVVDVQGRFNVNSLVVNGEADNAAIERYKRLLRTLELDESLADSLVDWLDSDINSRFPGGAEDGVYQLLQPAYRAANRLMADISELRLVKGYDKKVMDKLLGASSGAPLVTALPEPTLINVNTASAEVLTTLADGLSLSSGEAIIEARGETGFEKVEDLLQLSVLAGPQQPDPQSLAVQSQWFLLLGEANVGQGRVKLASLIQRTTQGTRVIRRQREFFDPVQAPVVQTDEP from the coding sequence GTGAAAGCCGGTAACCGACAATCCGGTGTGGCGCTGCTGACCGCCCTGCTGGTTGTGGCGCTGGCAACAGTGGCCGCTGTCGCCATGACCACCCGTCAGCAGCTCGATGTACGTCGTACCGGTAACCTGCTGCACAGTGAACAGGCATGGGCCTACGTGCTGGGTGCGGAGAGCTGGGCACGCGTGGTGCTGGCTCGCGATGGCAAGGACAACAAGGTGGATAACCTGTCCGAAGACTGGGCGAGCCAGGTGCCAGCCTCATTTGTGGAAGGGGGCTCGGTGATCGGCCGGGTGGTCGATGTGCAGGGGCGCTTCAATGTAAACAGCCTGGTTGTCAACGGTGAGGCGGATAATGCTGCAATAGAACGATACAAACGTTTGTTACGGACGCTGGAACTGGATGAATCACTGGCTGATTCGCTGGTCGACTGGCTGGACTCCGATATCAACTCACGTTTTCCGGGCGGTGCTGAAGATGGAGTATACCAGCTGCTGCAGCCTGCCTACCGTGCCGCCAACCGGCTGATGGCGGATATCAGTGAGTTACGCCTGGTCAAGGGCTACGATAAAAAAGTCATGGACAAGCTGCTGGGCGCATCGTCCGGGGCTCCGCTTGTCACCGCGCTGCCGGAGCCCACGTTGATTAACGTTAACACCGCAAGTGCCGAGGTATTAACCACGCTGGCGGATGGTTTGTCACTATCCAGCGGGGAGGCCATTATCGAAGCGCGAGGTGAAACCGGTTTCGAAAAAGTTGAGGATCTGCTGCAACTTTCTGTACTGGCGGGGCCTCAGCAACCTGACCCTCAGTCGCTGGCGGTGCAGAGTCAGTGGTTTTTACTGCTCGGCGAGGCCAATGTTGGCCAGGGCCGGGTAAAACTGGCCAGCCTGATACAACGCACCACGCAGGGCACACGCGTCATACGTCGGCAACGAGAATTTTTCGACCCGGTACAGGCGCCGGTCGTGCAGACGGATGAACCCTGA
- the gspJ gene encoding type II secretion system minor pseudopilin GspJ, which yields MRGMRGFTLLELLVALSIFAAIGVMAYSGLANVMRQQSQTEAYADRMQDLQLAYRVLKRDFEQIIDRSIRNEFGDVMPALVTGGDYAGVEFTHAGYPNPAGYLRSNLQRVAYLVDDDRLVRRSWRVLDRSQDSQPDEQQLAEGVRAFSVRYLDLQDNWQERWPPASQAAPPAGASASTQWPRAVEVQLTLDDLGVLKWLFRLPDTYQPAPPGAAAPGGGQPQQGKAPGNT from the coding sequence ATGCGCGGTATGCGTGGTTTTACCCTGCTGGAACTGCTGGTGGCATTGTCCATCTTTGCCGCTATCGGTGTGATGGCGTATAGCGGTCTGGCCAATGTCATGCGGCAGCAGTCCCAGACAGAAGCCTATGCGGATCGTATGCAGGATCTGCAACTCGCCTACCGTGTGCTCAAACGTGACTTCGAACAGATTATTGACCGCAGTATTCGCAACGAATTTGGTGATGTAATGCCGGCGCTGGTCACGGGCGGCGACTATGCCGGTGTGGAATTCACACATGCCGGCTACCCGAACCCGGCAGGTTATCTGCGCAGTAATCTGCAGCGCGTGGCTTATCTGGTAGATGACGATCGCCTGGTGCGGCGCAGCTGGCGTGTGCTGGATCGTTCACAGGACAGTCAGCCGGACGAGCAACAGCTGGCAGAAGGTGTGCGCGCTTTTTCCGTGCGCTACCTGGATCTGCAGGACAACTGGCAGGAGCGTTGGCCACCGGCCAGTCAGGCCGCTCCCCCGGCTGGGGCCAGCGCATCGACCCAGTGGCCCCGTGCGGTGGAAGTGCAGCTTACCCTGGATGATCTGGGCGTCTTGAAATGGCTGTTTCGCCTGCCTGACACTTACCAGCCCGCGCCACCTGGGGCCGCGGCTCCGGGTGGCGGTCAGCCGCAACAAGGCAAAGCGCCGGGAAACACGTGA
- the gspI gene encoding type II secretion system minor pseudopilin GspI, translated as MNRMHGFTLLEILVALLVVSLSMGAVVQTVGSYTRNQANLRDRVFAQWVARNQLASVQIAGDWPSVGQKKGDTDFPEDAGGSKSREWRWVMQVTQSPEEDMRRLDIDVFRADADDDAEPIARLSGFVEKR; from the coding sequence ATGAACCGCATGCACGGGTTCACGCTGCTGGAAATTCTGGTTGCGCTGTTGGTGGTCAGCCTGTCGATGGGGGCAGTCGTCCAGACGGTAGGCAGCTATACGCGAAACCAGGCAAACCTGCGCGATCGCGTGTTTGCGCAATGGGTAGCGCGTAACCAGCTGGCTTCGGTACAGATTGCCGGCGACTGGCCATCGGTTGGCCAGAAAAAAGGAGATACCGATTTCCCGGAAGATGCCGGCGGTAGCAAAAGCCGGGAATGGCGCTGGGTAATGCAGGTGACCCAATCCCCTGAAGAAGATATGCGCCGTCTCGATATCGATGTGTTTCGTGCCGACGCCGATGACGATGCCGAGCCGATCGCCCGTCTGAGCGGGTTTGTGGAGAAACGCTGA
- the gspG gene encoding type II secretion system major pseudopilin GspG: MNIYFNKQRVGGFTLIEVMVVVVILGILAGVLVPKLMSRPEEARITAAKSNIRAIEGALNMYKLQNYDYPTTEQGLEALVTKPDTPPEPANWGDGYMDRIPLDPWQQPYQYLSPGVHGSFDVYSMGPDRKPSDDDIGNWNLN, translated from the coding sequence ATGAATATTTATTTTAATAAACAACGCGTTGGGGGCTTTACCCTGATAGAGGTCATGGTCGTCGTGGTCATACTCGGCATTCTTGCCGGCGTGCTGGTGCCAAAGCTCATGAGTCGGCCTGAAGAAGCGCGTATCACAGCGGCCAAGTCCAATATCCGCGCCATCGAAGGTGCGTTGAATATGTACAAGCTGCAGAATTACGACTACCCGACTACCGAGCAGGGCCTGGAGGCGCTGGTTACCAAACCGGATACCCCGCCGGAGCCGGCCAATTGGGGCGATGGATACATGGATCGCATACCGCTTGATCCCTGGCAGCAGCCTTACCAGTATCTTTCACCGGGTGTTCACGGTTCGTTTGATGTGTATTCAATGGGACCGGATCGCAAGCCGAGTGACGATGACATCGGGAACTGGAATCTGAACTGA
- the gspL gene encoding type II secretion system protein GspL, with protein MADTLLIRLAVAGAGFRDWLLIDEAGGARTPVREGEPEAGVVAGALRIVVIVPGTEVLLSEARVPGRNRQRVLRAIPYALEEQLSSDVESLHFAPGPVQDDDTYPVAVVDRARMDAWAELLAEHHIVANQCLPEMLALPLTEDGWSLMVQGSEVLARSGPYAGFASDRETFPALVALFVSRNEAPAHARLFGDGNLDIDGMYLDAVDPELQSLEVLGRGYVQGPTLDLLQGDYSRREEWGRILRPWKATAALLLAGLLLAGVSTGINYYRLSKQQAQLASEIETVYLETFPKARRIVNPRAQMEQKLKELQRQAGGGGQTAFLALLADVGRILRSKKGVQIQGVTYRDGRLDLQLLADNVQVLDQLKQALVGEGKLRAEIQSATTQKDGKVNSRVRVEGGRA; from the coding sequence ATGGCGGATACCTTACTGATTCGACTGGCAGTGGCCGGTGCGGGTTTTCGAGACTGGTTGCTGATCGATGAAGCAGGCGGTGCGCGTACCCCCGTGCGTGAAGGTGAGCCTGAAGCCGGCGTGGTAGCGGGCGCATTGCGTATTGTGGTTATTGTGCCGGGTACGGAAGTATTGCTCAGCGAGGCGCGGGTGCCCGGACGGAATCGTCAGCGGGTACTGCGCGCAATTCCCTATGCCCTGGAAGAACAACTGTCCAGCGATGTTGAGTCGCTGCATTTCGCCCCTGGTCCGGTACAGGATGACGACACTTACCCGGTCGCCGTGGTGGATCGTGCGCGGATGGATGCCTGGGCTGAACTGCTGGCCGAACATCATATTGTTGCCAACCAGTGTCTGCCGGAGATGCTTGCGCTGCCGTTGACTGAAGACGGCTGGAGTTTGATGGTCCAGGGCAGCGAGGTGCTGGCGCGCAGCGGGCCCTATGCCGGCTTTGCCTCAGACAGGGAAACATTCCCGGCGCTGGTGGCGTTGTTTGTTTCACGCAACGAGGCCCCCGCGCATGCCCGTCTGTTTGGTGATGGCAACCTCGATATTGACGGCATGTATCTTGATGCCGTTGACCCGGAGTTGCAGTCACTGGAAGTTCTGGGGCGTGGATATGTTCAGGGTCCGACACTCGACCTGCTGCAGGGGGATTACAGCCGCAGAGAGGAGTGGGGTCGCATCCTCCGGCCCTGGAAGGCAACCGCTGCATTGCTGCTTGCAGGCTTGCTTCTGGCCGGTGTCTCGACCGGGATAAATTATTATCGATTGTCGAAACAGCAGGCACAGCTGGCCAGCGAAATCGAAACGGTGTACCTGGAAACTTTTCCGAAAGCGCGACGCATCGTCAATCCGCGCGCGCAGATGGAACAAAAGCTCAAGGAACTGCAACGCCAGGCCGGTGGTGGCGGGCAAACCGCTTTTCTTGCGCTGCTTGCTGATGTGGGGCGTATCCTGCGCAGTAAAAAAGGTGTGCAGATACAGGGTGTGACCTATCGGGATGGCAGGCTGGACCTGCAGTTACTTGCCGACAATGTGCAGGTGCTCGATCAGTTGAAACAGGCGCTGGTTGGCGAAGGCAAACTGCGCGCGGAGATCCAGTCAGCCACCACGCAGAAGGACGGCAAGGTCAACAGCCGCGTCCGTGTCGAAGGAGGCCGCGCATGA
- the yrfG gene encoding GMP/IMP nucleotidase has protein sequence MTHPLPWQDIDTVFLDMDGTLLDLHFDNHFWLEHVPLRYAEKHGLSVDEAKQQLFPRFRAVEGTIDWYCIDYWSRELGLDINALKRELEHLIQVHPQVIEFLQALRVMDKRVALLTNAHHKVVELKMSSTGLAEHFDHFICAHTFRIPKEDVRFWPRLAEEDPFHRERTLFVDDSLPVLHAARDYGIRHLRAVRLPDTTAPPKQTEDFIAIGSFDELLDGLP, from the coding sequence ATGACCCACCCGTTGCCCTGGCAAGATATCGACACTGTGTTCCTGGACATGGACGGCACCCTGCTGGACCTGCATTTTGACAACCACTTCTGGCTGGAGCACGTCCCCCTGCGCTACGCCGAAAAACACGGTCTGAGCGTGGACGAGGCCAAACAGCAACTGTTTCCGCGTTTTCGCGCCGTGGAAGGCACCATCGACTGGTACTGCATTGATTACTGGAGCCGGGAACTGGGCCTGGATATCAATGCCCTGAAACGTGAACTGGAGCACCTGATCCAGGTACACCCGCAGGTTATCGAATTTCTGCAGGCATTACGCGTAATGGACAAGCGGGTTGCCCTGCTGACCAACGCACACCACAAAGTCGTGGAGCTGAAAATGTCCAGCACCGGGCTGGCGGAACACTTCGATCATTTTATCTGTGCGCATACCTTCCGCATACCGAAAGAAGACGTGCGCTTCTGGCCACGTCTTGCCGAGGAAGACCCTTTCCACCGGGAGCGGACTTTATTCGTCGATGACAGCCTTCCGGTTCTGCATGCCGCGCGTGATTATGGCATTCGCCACCTTCGGGCGGTGCGCCTGCCGGACACCACCGCGCCACCGAAACAGACTGAGGATTTTATTGCGATAGGAAGTTTCGATGAGTTGCTGGATGGGCTGCCCTGA
- a CDS encoding YkgJ family cysteine cluster protein: protein MSAKRKKSMRGKSRKIPVEVEMTPETKCGFCTNTKCCTYISQEIDAPRSKEDFDFLLWQISHRDIRVYKDEGSWYLLVDNACTHILPDGRCGIYDDRPQICRDYSNDYCEFDAPAEEGFELYFDGYKSLLKYCKKRFKRWGQRPY, encoded by the coding sequence ATGAGTGCAAAGCGAAAGAAAAGCATGCGTGGGAAAAGTCGCAAGATTCCGGTTGAAGTCGAGATGACGCCAGAGACCAAGTGTGGTTTCTGCACCAACACCAAATGCTGTACCTATATCAGCCAGGAAATCGATGCCCCGCGTTCCAAGGAGGATTTCGATTTTCTGCTCTGGCAGATATCGCATCGCGACATCCGTGTTTATAAGGACGAAGGAAGCTGGTACCTGCTGGTCGATAATGCCTGTACGCATATTCTGCCGGATGGTCGTTGCGGCATCTACGACGACCGCCCGCAGATCTGCCGGGACTACTCCAATGATTACTGTGAATTCGATGCCCCGGCAGAAGAAGGTTTCGAACTGTATTTCGACGGCTACAAATCATTGCTGAAATATTGCAAAAAACGCTTTAAACGCTGGGGTCAACGCCCCTACTAG
- the gspM gene encoding type II secretion system protein GspM, with protein MKDWFMGLDMRERKLVAGGAAILLLLMFYLLVWEPAAVAYKDLKKNVAAQQETLDWMKQASRKVKALQGSARGGARSLGGSSLLAVVDKSARSAGLGPAIKRVEPDGSKGVKIWLEGAAFDPMVLWLGKLSRTYRIDATVVTIEPQGDGRVNARLTLAGPPA; from the coding sequence ATGAAGGACTGGTTCATGGGGCTGGACATGCGCGAGCGCAAGCTGGTGGCGGGCGGTGCAGCGATCCTGCTGTTATTGATGTTTTACCTGTTGGTGTGGGAACCCGCTGCGGTTGCCTACAAAGACCTGAAAAAAAATGTTGCCGCACAGCAGGAAACACTCGACTGGATGAAACAGGCGAGCCGCAAGGTGAAAGCCCTGCAGGGTAGTGCACGAGGCGGTGCGCGCAGCCTGGGAGGCAGTTCTTTGCTGGCAGTTGTCGACAAGTCGGCCCGCTCAGCCGGGCTGGGGCCGGCTATCAAGCGCGTTGAGCCGGACGGTAGCAAGGGTGTCAAGATCTGGTTGGAAGGCGCCGCATTTGACCCGATGGTGTTGTGGCTGGGCAAGCTGAGCAGGACCTACCGCATCGATGCCACGGTCGTTACTATCGAGCCGCAGGGTGACGGGCGCGTCAATGCACGGTTGACCCTGGCGGGGCCGCCGGCCTGA
- a CDS encoding DUF5063 domain-containing protein: MIDPERVQFMELIDTARHYCRIIESSADHTDWLRPMVKVLPKLHAGVVVLHDPGGSSFPPQLADFDDRFDLFSQLRAKLGELDMYWLEYDEPGELASDVDHRSGSLADDLTDIYFELKRGLNMLDAAGMDEVAHLWEIGFRQHWGQHLVDAERHLYTLRANNRLA, translated from the coding sequence ATGATAGACCCCGAACGTGTTCAGTTTATGGAATTAATTGATACGGCACGCCATTACTGCCGAATCATTGAATCAAGTGCTGATCATACCGACTGGCTAAGGCCTATGGTAAAGGTACTGCCGAAGCTGCACGCCGGTGTTGTTGTATTGCATGACCCGGGTGGAAGCTCTTTTCCGCCGCAGCTGGCTGATTTCGATGACCGTTTCGACCTGTTCAGCCAGCTACGGGCAAAGCTCGGTGAGCTCGATATGTACTGGCTGGAATATGATGAACCCGGTGAACTGGCGTCTGATGTCGATCACCGCTCGGGCAGTCTCGCCGATGATCTGACCGATATCTATTTCGAGCTCAAACGGGGACTCAACATGCTTGATGCAGCCGGTATGGATGAGGTCGCACACCTGTGGGAAATCGGTTTCAGGCAGCACTGGGGGCAACACCTAGTGGATGCGGAGCGTCATTTGTATACCCTGAGGGCCAATAACCGGCTTGCCTGA